Sequence from the Segatella copri genome:
GTGTCTTGTATGCCTTCTCCAGTCGCATCGGAAACATTCTGCCGTTGCCAAGTTTGATGGCGATGGCATTCTTCTCAGTCAGGAGCGAAGTGACATCGAACGTATTGTAGTAGATGGTCTTGCGGTAATCGGTTGGTGCAGGCTGCAAAGCCTGACTGCCACCCATACGCTGTCCGTTGACATAAAACTCGTATACACCGAGTCCGGCAACATAAGCCACAGCCCGCTTCACCTTGCCTTTTGCCACAAAGTCCTTGCGGATATAGCGTGCTGCCAGTCGGGTATGCATGCCTTTCTGTTCTCCGGGCTGCAGGTCTTCCAAGCCAATCCAGGTACCGCTCCATTTGGTTTCACCGAGCAGTCCGATGGTGAAGAGCTGCGGTTCGGTCCATTCCGATTTTCCTTTATTGGTAGTGATACGCACCTTCCAGTAAGCTTGAGCGCCACTCAGCAGTGCCTTGCCCTGATAAGGAATCCACAGCTGTTCATCGCTGTTGCGTTCACCACTATCCCATAAATCAGCCTCGTTTCTATCCAGTTTTTCTCGGGAAGAAGCCACCAGAATCTGATAACTCGTCTGCACCACGCCCTTCCTGTCAGAAGTAATCTGCCAGGAGAAGCGAGGGGTTGATGTTCCGATGCCCAGAGGATTCACCTGATTCTCCGTCCGCATCTTTACCACGTCAACATGACTGGCAGCGGAAAGCGGAAGCGTTGCCGAAAGCGATGCCGTCAGCAACACACTCATCAATATATTATTCTTCATTTGAATTCTTCACTCTTCGTTCTTCACTCTTCACTTTATTTATTCATTCAAATCTCTTTTCTTACCAGCCAGACTCTGGTCTTCTATCATCTTCTGGTCTTTCTTCAGATAGTCCTTGCTGGCATCAATGGCGATGAAAACACCATCGCTGATACCGCGGGTAGCCTTCTGAGGAGCGAAGGTGATGACCTTGTTGTCAAACGCTCCGATATATTCCAGCTGTCCGTTGGCAGCATCCATCCACCATACGTTCTTTCTGCTACCCGAAACCTTACGGAGGTCGAGTTTCATCGGAACACAGTTGTAATTGTAAACCATCAGATAATCGTTGCCTCGGGTAGCCAGCAGACGGTTATATCTTTCACCATTCTCACCGGCAATGATGCTCTGGTCAGGCACACGCTCAAAGTATGGCAGCGAGAGCATCAGATTCTTGAGATGCTTCATCTGGTTGAATCCCGGGTCGTTGAGCGCCACATACCAAGGCTTCTCGGCTCCATCACTTCCATAACCGGTAGGATAGCCTGGCTTCAACATCTGCATGATGGCATTATGACCATAGGTATGACCACAGGAACCGGCAAAGACACTCCAGTAGGCATAGCGGCGAACATCATAATCCTGCCAGCGCTCCTCGTTAGGATCATGCAGTCCCTTCGGAATATCCTCGTAGCTCGGTTCGGCATCGAGCACAGGCTTGATTGGCTTATATGCCCAGGTAGAATCCACATACATCCAGTTGTCCTCCTCGGTATTGTCTGGGATAGGATAATCCTTGTTGCCCATACGCTGACCATACTTGCGATGACCGCTCTGGAAGGCATGGAAATCGAGCCATTTTGCCTTGCTCCACCATTTGGCAGAAGTATATCTGCCACGAGGATGATAGGTCATGAGATGGTTGTGGTCGATGCTCTTGATGCTGGTAGCGAGCGATTTCCACACCTCTGGGTGGATATCGCCCTGGATATCGCCACCCATCACCCAGATGATATTAGGCGAATTCTTATAGCGGTTGGCAAGGAACTTTCCGTATGCCTTTGCCTGCTGGGCATTGATATTCTCTGCCTTTACCTGAGAACCCCAGATAGTTACCATGCCGATGTAGATGCCGTTCTGTTCGGCAAGTTTGATGATGTAGTCGAGATGATCCCAATAGCTGTAAACACCAGCGGGGTCCGCCTTCGACAAATCCCAACCGTCAGGGAGCGACTGCTGTCCGTAGATATTAAAAGAAGGTGTGCCGTCCATCACCTGGATGAGAACGGTATTAAATCCCGCTACACGGCATTTCTGAAGATAATACTGTGCCTCGGCTCTATCCAGACGTTCCGGAAGAAGCCAACCGGTATCACCCAACAAGAAGAACGGCTGTCCGTTTTCAAACTGGAGGAATCGCTGGTTGGCAGAAACCTGTAATTTACCATTAGCCCAAGGCTTTTCGTTTTTTGCGGCAGAGGCTGCGGTAAAGATTCCGCAAGTCAGCGCCAATGTTATCATTATTTTTTTCATTTTCTAAAGGAGTTTTGATGTTAAGGAGTTTATACCCATATTTTTAAATCAATCGGATAGTCTCTCCCTTTCGTGTAGTGATGTCATAGGTATTTGCCTTTGGCAACACCACCTTGTTG
This genomic interval carries:
- a CDS encoding glycoside hydrolase family 140 protein translates to MKKIMITLALTCGIFTAASAAKNEKPWANGKLQVSANQRFLQFENGQPFFLLGDTGWLLPERLDRAEAQYYLQKCRVAGFNTVLIQVMDGTPSFNIYGQQSLPDGWDLSKADPAGVYSYWDHLDYIIKLAEQNGIYIGMVTIWGSQVKAENINAQQAKAYGKFLANRYKNSPNIIWVMGGDIQGDIHPEVWKSLATSIKSIDHNHLMTYHPRGRYTSAKWWSKAKWLDFHAFQSGHRKYGQRMGNKDYPIPDNTEEDNWMYVDSTWAYKPIKPVLDAEPSYEDIPKGLHDPNEERWQDYDVRRYAYWSVFAGSCGHTYGHNAIMQMLKPGYPTGYGSDGAEKPWYVALNDPGFNQMKHLKNLMLSLPYFERVPDQSIIAGENGERYNRLLATRGNDYLMVYNYNCVPMKLDLRKVSGSRKNVWWMDAANGQLEYIGAFDNKVITFAPQKATRGISDGVFIAIDASKDYLKKDQKMIEDQSLAGKKRDLNE